A region of the Methylomagnum ishizawai genome:
ACGAACTGGCCGAACAGCGAGTCGTAGACGGCATGGACCGAGAAGGCGTTCTCGTTCCAGTCGAACACGTCCTGCCATAGCGCCTCGATGGTGCCGCGGGCGCTCTTGTAGACGCTGCCCTGGGTCCATTCGGCCTTGGGCACGGCGGTGGATTCGTCGAAGCCGGGGACGATCTTGGCCAGGAAGCCGCGTTCCAGCTGGATCATCTGGGCCAGGTCGATCTTGTCGAAGCCCCAGAAGGTCAGGCTGACGCGGATGGTGTCGGAAAGGGCCTCGCGGGCGCCGCCGGAGTGGGCGTTGAACTGGCCGTACTCGTTGAACAGGAACGCGCCCCAGTACTTGTTGATGAACTCGTCGCGCCAGAACGGATCCATGGTGCGGATCTGGCCGTCGGCGGAATAGCCTTGCAGGAAGCGGTCGGTGTAGCGCCATTCCTCGGCCTTGTCCTTGACGTAGGGGGCATGCCAGCGGCGCAGCGGGTCGCGGTGCTTGAACCAATCCACGGTGCGGAGCTCGGTGGTTTCGTTGCCCCAGGAGGGACGGCCTCCGTGGAATTTCTGGGTCCAATCACCCCAATCGAGACCGCCGGCGATCCAGTCGGCGTTCGGTTGGGCGTAGACGGTCAGGGCTTCATACTCGGTCAGGCGCTTCCAGCGGGGGGTGACGAAGTAGCCCATCTTGTTTTGCTTGTCGAGGGGCTCCGCCGGCAAGGCGTTCAGAATCACGGAGGCCCATTCCGGGTCGGTCAGGCCGCGGCGCTTTTCATCGAGCAATGGCATGTTGAATCCTCTTGGTTGAGGTGATCGTTGTTATAGAGCCTGGGTGGACACCCAGTCCCCTCCTGAAGGGTTCCGCAGAACAAAAGCCCTCCAAACAAGGGCGTGGCCAGGGAACGCAAGACCGCGCCCTTGATTGGCAGGGCTTCGGCAAGCCGAAGCCCCGCGCCCCGCCTCAAGCCTTCAGGGCTTTGGCCGGGTTGGAGAACACGCAGCCGACCCGCTTGATGTCGTCCAGGGTCCACAGCTTGTCGCCGCGCACATGGGGCTGGGCGATCAGGGTCTTGCCGTCGCTGCGGACGCCCCACAGCTCGGCGATGACCTCGGACAGCTCGCGGCCTTCGTACTGCTCGAAGATGTTCTGGCACTCATAGCGCTCCGGCTCGGCCAGCCACATGCGCTCGCCCCATTGGTCGGCGTGGGTGTGGAGCTGGCCGTTGTACTCGTGGACGCGCAGACTGGTGGCGTGCTTGGCCAGGGACGGGCAGAACGGCACTTGCGAAGTGCGGTCGATGTAGATGGGATGGTTGTTCTCGATGAACCATTGCAGCGGGATGAAGCCGGAGGACGGGTCTTCGCAGCCGCGGGCGCGCCATTCCTCGTAGATCTTGCCGTAGTGGTCGTACCAGCCGGGGTAGTTGGCTTCGTACCATTCCATTTCCTCCTGGTCCGGCAGGGCCAGGCGGAAGAAGCCGGTCGGCCACAGCGCGTAGGCCAGGAGGTACAGGTCGTGGTGCGCCCAATAAGCGTCCTGCTTGGCGTCCTTCAGGCTGCGCGGGGATTCCACGCCGTACTTGCCCAGGCGGCCGATCCAGATGCCGCCCCAGTCTTCGTACACCCAGCGGTTCCAGGTCTTGACCCAGGGCTCGACCTTGAACTTGGAGCCGTACTCGAACAACATGCCCAGCACCGGGGTGAAGTACTTCTGCTGGGTCCAGAACGCATTGTTCAGGTCGGTGTTCATGTACTTGGCGGAGGCCGGATCGTTGGCGATGGACACCACGGTCTGGTAGCCGTTGGCCATGTGGCGCAGTTCGTCGGTCTCGATGGAGAGGAACACCGTCGGGGTGATCTCGTCGCCGTTGGCGGCGGCCCATTCGGTCACGGCCACGATCAAGGGATTGGTGAAGCAGGCTTCGCCGACCAATTGCAGGTTGAGGGAGCATTCCACCGCGTCGCCGGAGATGAAGCCGTCGGAGAACACGCGCTTCATGCCTTTCCACAGCGGGCCGAGGGTCCGGGTGCGGCGGGCGTCGTTATGGCCAGCCGGGTCTTGGCCGTTCTTGGCGAAGTAGTAGTTGACGTAGGCGCACTGGTGGGTGTGGCGGATTTCGTCCAGCACCTGGGCCAGGTAGCCGTTCTTCTGCTCGGCGGCCTGGGCCGAGTCCCAGAGCATGCCGGTGGCGGCGATGGCGTTGTATTCACCCACTTCCAGGAAGTTGGAGACCACCTTCATGGTCTCGTTCCACTTGGGGTGGACGCGGACCGCCGATTGCAGGCGGGTCAGGGCGTCCTGCAAGCTGCCGAATTGGCGCTCGTCCTTGACGGACTCCATGCGCGCATATTCCTTGGCGATCAGCTTGAACTGTTCCTTGGTCTCGTTCGCCATCTTGTACTTGGTGGCGTACTTGGTCCTATTATTCTTGAAATCCCAGTTGAAGCTTTGCAGCCAGCGGTGGACTTCTTGGGCGTTGACGCTAGTGGGCGCACGGTTGGCCGCCAGGGCATCGGTAGCGGCTTTGGTTGCAGCGCTAATAGCCATTTG
Encoded here:
- the mmoY gene encoding aromatic/alkene monooxygenase hydroxylase subunit beta, encoding MPLLDEKRRGLTDPEWASVILNALPAEPLDKQNKMGYFVTPRWKRLTEYEALTVYAQPNADWIAGGLDWGDWTQKFHGGRPSWGNETTELRTVDWFKHRDPLRRWHAPYVKDKAEEWRYTDRFLQGYSADGQIRTMDPFWRDEFINKYWGAFLFNEYGQFNAHSGGAREALSDTIRVSLTFWGFDKIDLAQMIQLERGFLAKIVPGFDESTAVPKAEWTQGSVYKSARGTIEALWQDVFDWNENAFSVHAVYDSLFGQFVRREFFQRLAPKFGDNLTPFFINQSQTYYGIAKQGVQDLYYTCLANDPEFGDYNRTVLRNWTAKWLEGTVNALKDFMGIFAKLPAGTTNKEEIQASLERVIDDWTADHASRIDFKVDRDAIVRHVMSGLI
- the mmoX gene encoding aromatic/alkene monooxygenase hydroxylase subunit alpha is translated as MAISAATKAATDALAANRAPTSVNAQEVHRWLQSFNWDFKNNRTKYATKYKMANETKEQFKLIAKEYARMESVKDERQFGSLQDALTRLQSAVRVHPKWNETMKVVSNFLEVGEYNAIAATGMLWDSAQAAEQKNGYLAQVLDEIRHTHQCAYVNYYFAKNGQDPAGHNDARRTRTLGPLWKGMKRVFSDGFISGDAVECSLNLQLVGEACFTNPLIVAVTEWAAANGDEITPTVFLSIETDELRHMANGYQTVVSIANDPASAKYMNTDLNNAFWTQQKYFTPVLGMLFEYGSKFKVEPWVKTWNRWVYEDWGGIWIGRLGKYGVESPRSLKDAKQDAYWAHHDLYLLAYALWPTGFFRLALPDQEEMEWYEANYPGWYDHYGKIYEEWRARGCEDPSSGFIPLQWFIENNHPIYIDRTSQVPFCPSLAKHATSLRVHEYNGQLHTHADQWGERMWLAEPERYECQNIFEQYEGRELSEVIAELWGVRSDGKTLIAQPHVRGDKLWTLDDIKRVGCVFSNPAKALKA